The following coding sequences lie in one Silvanigrella aquatica genomic window:
- a CDS encoding alpha/beta fold hydrolase, which yields MPQRNLSFGFFSNKMNWNRFLYLKLLQFVIRPARKVEDLDVIKATEIRVDRTLSACFKKYLNLSGFQSKKISTKFGQIHYYDSDPKSNLKPLIFIHGLGSSGQSWWILGKMLANKRRILIPDLFHMSGFSEPNNPIMDFFEHGESLVEFIKAITNDSVDICGLSLGGWLSLHLSIHYPEIINKLILMNPAGLKINPFALRDTLTYLSWRKFQKLYPGILKAFPYTGFPFLSETAKRSLFRNLKDERVKDLLKTTQEKYFIDSNLKKIRCPVLLLWGKEDKLLSRQIAINLNKNINNITAKWVEGCAHVLCLEAPATCFHEINKFLNLTGIKNNSFTQTVLSASFSYSVTSIQTKENDNDY from the coding sequence ATGCCACAAAGGAATTTAAGCTTTGGTTTCTTTTCTAATAAAATGAATTGGAATAGATTCCTTTATCTCAAGCTCCTTCAATTTGTCATTCGTCCAGCCCGAAAAGTCGAAGATCTTGACGTAATCAAGGCAACTGAAATTCGAGTTGATCGCACTTTATCTGCTTGCTTTAAAAAATATCTAAATTTATCTGGTTTTCAATCAAAAAAAATATCAACAAAATTTGGCCAAATACATTATTATGACAGTGATCCTAAATCAAACTTAAAACCACTTATATTCATTCATGGATTAGGAAGTAGTGGACAAAGTTGGTGGATTTTAGGAAAAATGCTCGCCAACAAACGACGTATTTTAATTCCAGATTTATTCCATATGTCTGGTTTTAGTGAACCCAATAATCCCATCATGGATTTTTTTGAGCATGGCGAATCTTTAGTCGAATTTATCAAAGCAATTACCAATGATAGCGTTGATATATGTGGATTAAGTTTAGGAGGCTGGCTCTCACTTCACTTATCTATTCATTATCCAGAAATAATAAATAAGCTCATTTTAATGAATCCTGCAGGATTAAAAATAAATCCCTTCGCCTTAAGAGATACTCTAACATATCTTAGCTGGAGAAAATTCCAAAAATTATATCCCGGAATTTTAAAAGCATTTCCTTACACGGGTTTTCCTTTTTTAAGTGAAACAGCAAAAAGATCTTTATTTCGAAATTTAAAAGATGAAAGAGTTAAAGATCTTCTAAAAACAACCCAAGAAAAGTATTTTATCGATAGTAATTTAAAAAAAATAAGATGCCCTGTATTACTTTTATGGGGAAAAGAAGATAAGTTATTGTCAAGACAAATAGCTATAAATTTAAATAAAAATATTAATAATATAACAGCAAAATGGGTTGAAGGCTGCGCCCATGTGTTGTGTTTGGAAGCTCCTGCAACCTGCTTTCATGAAATCAATAAATTTTTAAATCTCACCGGAATTAAAAACAACTCATTTACTCAAACAGTTTTATCTGCTAGTTTTTCATATTCAGTTACTTCAATTCAAACTAAAGAGAACGATAATGATTATTGA
- the trpD gene encoding anthranilate phosphoribosyltransferase, which translates to MIIDKNFSPMMEQVFAGRGFSIDEAEALTHSMIDGTLSDVRIAAVLTGFRFLPLSEEVIIRILKTIQENHKNKIKHTLPHVVDCSGTGGDKTSTLNILTISSLVTAGAGAHVARFTGVGISNKSGSSGDVLQMLNINPANSLDNAYDQLNKCHFSFLQLNTFYPTLKHLMDIRKTLGFKTIIDLVFPLANPVNLTGQFIGVYNKDSLPLMANCMKKLGRNRALIAYGEDGLDEISVCSATYLSKLENGKISHDVIKPSDFGFKTHKIKDLFGKDVEYNTKILIETLKNRAHSAVLDAVILNAAATLWCAELCDSLSEGIALAKETINSGKALKMLDKWKNNSN; encoded by the coding sequence ATGATTATTGATAAAAATTTTTCACCCATGATGGAACAAGTTTTTGCAGGACGTGGATTTTCAATTGATGAAGCAGAAGCTCTTACACACAGCATGATAGATGGCACTTTATCTGATGTACGTATTGCCGCAGTATTAACTGGTTTCCGATTCTTACCCCTATCTGAAGAAGTGATCATTAGAATATTAAAAACAATTCAAGAAAATCATAAAAATAAAATAAAACACACTCTTCCCCATGTCGTCGATTGTAGCGGCACAGGAGGAGATAAAACATCCACGCTTAATATATTAACTATTTCATCGCTGGTTACAGCAGGAGCAGGTGCCCATGTTGCCCGATTTACGGGAGTTGGAATTTCTAATAAATCGGGCAGCAGTGGCGACGTCTTACAAATGCTCAATATCAATCCTGCAAATTCTTTAGATAATGCTTATGATCAGTTAAACAAATGCCATTTCTCCTTTTTACAATTAAATACATTTTATCCTACATTAAAACATTTGATGGATATTCGAAAAACTTTAGGATTTAAAACCATAATTGACTTAGTTTTCCCTTTAGCTAATCCAGTTAATTTAACAGGGCAATTCATTGGGGTTTATAATAAAGATTCTTTACCATTAATGGCAAATTGTATGAAAAAGCTAGGACGCAACAGAGCCCTCATTGCTTATGGAGAAGATGGCTTAGATGAAATTTCAGTTTGCAGTGCAACTTATCTTTCGAAATTAGAAAATGGGAAAATTTCACATGACGTTATAAAACCCAGTGATTTTGGATTTAAGACCCATAAAATTAAAGATTTATTTGGAAAAGACGTTGAATACAATACTAAAATATTAATTGAAACATTAAAAAACCGAGCTCATTCTGCTGTTTTAGATGCTGTGATATTAAATGCAGCTGCAACATTATGGTGTGCCGAATTATGCGATAGCCTCTCAGAAGGCATCGCATTAGCTAAAGAAACTATAAATTCCGGTAAAGCACTTAAAATGCTTGATAAATGGAAAAACAATTCAAACTAA
- a CDS encoding RCC1 domain-containing protein — MENKIFQINQKNFIFLGASLLLIGLSGCSQLYDLPDPTVPLDIASFNSLNDLVSYSKSLGYVPSYSTNGREYGLLSAADLGACVVMRSGNIKCWGYNSTGQLGNASATDSATPVLASVNGTASVSSGDFAVSVSAALGTTCGYFKSGFKCWGDNTQGQLGNGNTTSSNNPVSVSNIGSKTLKSFAVGDQHSCALYTDSTESCWSSNAFGQVGDGTSGTSRLTGVTASLPTGDSVISYIAASDRMTCAVTTSSNGYCWGNTTSTYLNLLFNPTPTFMGSNLTAVSSGDGSHMCFINKNQGLQCFGNNANGQLGNSSTVLSSTLVGVNNLSGVEMVVTGDNHTCAVANDYKNVYCWGDNTFGQVGAGSSQTQFTVPNIGSPVQGFPANSKIVDIAASDKTNCVLLSTDDVYCWGANGGGLGNGYVGVALGTAKYSTAIKILNRADP, encoded by the coding sequence ATGGAAAATAAAATTTTTCAAATAAATCAAAAGAATTTCATTTTTTTAGGAGCATCTTTGCTCTTAATAGGTTTGTCAGGTTGCTCTCAATTGTATGATTTGCCCGATCCTACTGTTCCTTTAGATATTGCCTCATTTAATTCCTTAAATGACTTAGTCTCTTATTCTAAGTCTTTAGGGTATGTTCCTTCCTATTCAACAAACGGCCGAGAATATGGGTTACTTAGTGCCGCCGATCTTGGAGCGTGTGTTGTCATGAGAAGTGGCAATATTAAATGCTGGGGATATAATTCAACGGGACAGTTAGGTAATGCTTCAGCAACAGATTCTGCAACGCCTGTGTTAGCTTCTGTAAATGGAACAGCTTCTGTTAGTTCAGGTGATTTTGCCGTTTCCGTTTCTGCTGCTCTAGGAACGACATGTGGCTATTTCAAAAGTGGTTTTAAATGCTGGGGAGATAATACTCAGGGACAGTTAGGAAATGGAAATACAACTTCAAGTAACAATCCGGTTAGTGTTTCAAATATTGGAAGCAAAACTTTAAAAAGCTTTGCCGTTGGTGACCAGCATTCGTGTGCTCTTTACACAGATAGCACAGAGAGCTGTTGGAGTTCGAATGCTTTTGGTCAGGTTGGTGATGGCACTTCAGGTACGTCACGTCTTACAGGCGTGACAGCGAGTTTACCAACGGGAGATTCCGTTATTTCTTATATTGCGGCATCGGATAGAATGACGTGCGCTGTTACAACTTCAAGTAATGGGTATTGTTGGGGAAATACAACTTCTACTTATCTTAATTTACTTTTTAATCCTACGCCTACTTTCATGGGTAGCAACTTGACCGCTGTTTCCAGCGGTGATGGATCACATATGTGCTTTATAAATAAGAACCAAGGTCTTCAATGCTTTGGGAATAATGCGAATGGGCAATTAGGAAATAGCTCAACTGTACTTTCTAGCACTTTAGTTGGAGTCAATAATTTAAGTGGAGTTGAAATGGTGGTTACTGGTGATAATCATACTTGTGCCGTTGCAAACGATTATAAAAATGTCTATTGCTGGGGCGACAATACCTTTGGACAGGTAGGAGCGGGTTCATCGCAGACTCAATTTACAGTTCCTAATATAGGATCTCCTGTGCAAGGTTTTCCCGCAAATTCAAAGATTGTGGATATTGCGGCATCCGATAAAACAAACTGTGTGTTACTAAGCACAGATGATGTTTATTGCTGGGGAGCAAATGGAGGAGGTTTAGGAAATGGCTATGTTGGAGTGGCGTTGGGTACGGCAAAATACTCTACTGCAATTAAAATATTAAATAGAGCGGATCCATAA
- a CDS encoding FAD-dependent oxidoreductase, translating to MEKEHDFKWTVIGAGPAGIAAVGKLIDNQVNPKQIAWLDPSFQVGDFGTKWNKVPSNTKVSLFLKFLNESTSFNYPNCKENFKIHELDPNGTCELSYMVSPLAWISEHLRKSVTSLKNSAVSVKMKNRNWVVSLEGGEQITSTNVILATGAKQKSLSYPSLKEISLEIALNKDKLSEYCSNKDKIAVFGSSHSAVLILRNLIECTAVTRILNFYQSPLCYAVYLDDCILFDNTGLKGTTALWAKENLHGKLPQSLERYVANKENLQKYLSQCTHVIYAVGFESRAIPVEDFESINYNAKTGIIAPGLFGFGIAYPESKVDRFGIEEYRVGLWKFMSYLNEILPIWQKYSL from the coding sequence ATGGAAAAAGAACATGACTTTAAGTGGACCGTAATAGGAGCGGGACCTGCTGGAATTGCTGCTGTGGGAAAGTTAATTGATAATCAAGTCAATCCTAAGCAAATTGCTTGGCTTGATCCCTCTTTTCAAGTCGGTGATTTTGGTACAAAATGGAATAAAGTACCAAGCAATACAAAGGTGAGTTTATTTTTAAAATTTTTAAATGAATCAACCTCATTTAATTATCCAAACTGTAAAGAAAATTTCAAAATTCATGAATTAGATCCTAACGGAACATGCGAGCTCAGTTATATGGTCTCGCCTTTGGCATGGATATCTGAACATTTAAGGAAAAGTGTAACTTCTTTAAAAAATTCCGCTGTATCTGTGAAAATGAAAAATAGAAATTGGGTTGTTTCTTTAGAGGGTGGAGAACAAATCACATCGACAAATGTGATTTTAGCGACAGGTGCTAAGCAAAAAAGTTTATCCTATCCTTCGTTGAAAGAAATTTCATTAGAAATTGCTCTCAATAAAGATAAATTGTCTGAGTATTGTTCTAATAAAGATAAGATTGCTGTATTTGGATCCTCACATTCCGCAGTTTTAATACTCAGAAATTTAATAGAATGTACCGCTGTAACAAGAATTTTGAATTTTTATCAATCTCCTTTGTGCTATGCTGTTTATTTAGACGATTGTATTTTATTTGATAATACAGGGTTAAAAGGTACAACGGCGCTGTGGGCAAAAGAAAATTTACACGGAAAATTACCTCAAAGTCTTGAGCGCTATGTTGCTAATAAAGAAAATCTTCAAAAATATCTCTCCCAATGCACTCATGTTATTTATGCTGTTGGATTTGAATCTCGTGCAATTCCAGTCGAAGATTTTGAATCAATAAATTACAATGCAAAGACAGGAATTATTGCTCCAGGTCTCTTTGGGTTTGGTATTGCGTATCCAGAGTCTAAAGTAGATCGTTTTGGAATTGAGGAATATCGTGTGGGATTATGGAAATTTATGAGTTACCTTAATGAGATTTTACCAATATGGCAGAAATACTCACTCTAA